In a single window of the Desulfovibrio mangrovi genome:
- a CDS encoding S41 family peptidase — MRMTMWVASAASLAVLAFSCVPGLATEDQSKFDSLKRFSQVLDMVERFYVNDVTRKDLIDGAMRGMLQSLDPHSTYMDPKEHQEMQETTSGEFFGIGIEITQDENGILKVVAPIEDTPAWKGGLKSGDLILEVNGEPTQEMSLGKAVSKIKGPKGTQVILTVFSKNDKEPREVKLVRDVIPLLSVKTRELDNGYLWVRLMRFSERTTDELYEKIADYTKNHELRGIILDLRDNPGGLLDQSISVSDAFLSEGVVVSIRGRGKDSREFNATAKDSDITVPMTVLINAGSASASEIVAGALRDQKRALLVGERSFGKGSVQNIIPLNDGGAVKLTIARYYTPNGTSIQAEGIQPDILMPFEAPREDEKGLPRRTMREKDLSGHLENPNGDGEGGKPAFKRSPEATEALGRDNQLRLALQLVRSLPRIQTIH, encoded by the coding sequence ATGCGCATGACAATGTGGGTCGCTTCCGCGGCCTCTCTGGCAGTTCTCGCCTTCTCCTGCGTGCCCGGTCTGGCCACAGAAGACCAAAGTAAATTCGATTCTCTCAAACGTTTCAGCCAGGTGCTCGACATGGTGGAACGTTTCTACGTAAACGACGTCACCCGGAAGGATCTGATCGACGGTGCCATGCGCGGCATGCTCCAGTCTCTTGACCCGCACTCCACCTACATGGACCCCAAGGAACATCAGGAGATGCAGGAAACCACCTCCGGTGAGTTCTTCGGTATCGGCATAGAAATTACCCAAGATGAAAACGGCATCCTCAAGGTGGTCGCTCCCATCGAAGACACCCCAGCATGGAAGGGCGGCCTCAAGAGCGGCGACCTGATTCTGGAAGTGAACGGCGAGCCCACACAGGAAATGTCCCTCGGCAAAGCCGTTTCCAAGATCAAGGGCCCCAAGGGTACGCAGGTGATTCTGACCGTGTTCTCCAAGAACGACAAAGAACCACGTGAAGTCAAACTCGTCCGCGACGTTATTCCGCTTCTCAGCGTAAAGACCCGCGAACTGGACAACGGCTATCTCTGGGTACGTCTCATGCGCTTCTCCGAACGCACCACCGACGAACTCTACGAAAAGATTGCCGATTACACCAAGAACCACGAACTGCGGGGCATCATTCTCGACCTGCGTGACAACCCGGGCGGCCTGCTCGACCAGTCCATCAGCGTGTCCGACGCCTTCCTGAGCGAAGGGGTGGTTGTCTCCATCCGCGGACGTGGCAAGGACAGCCGCGAATTCAACGCCACCGCGAAGGATTCCGACATCACCGTGCCCATGACCGTGCTCATCAACGCGGGCTCCGCTTCGGCCTCGGAAATCGTGGCCGGTGCCCTACGCGACCAGAAACGCGCCCTGCTCGTGGGCGAACGCAGCTTCGGCAAGGGCTCCGTGCAGAACATCATTCCGCTGAACGACGGCGGCGCGGTGAAGCTGACCATTGCCCGCTACTACACGCCCAACGGCACGTCCATTCAGGCGGAAGGCATTCAGCCCGACATTCTCATGCCCTTTGAAGCACCCCGCGAAGATGAAAAAGGACTCCCCCGCCGCACCATGCGCGAGAAGGACCTGAGCGGGCACCTGGAAAACCCCAACGGCGATGGAGAGGGCGGCAAACCCGCTTTCAAGCGCAGCCCAGAAGCCACCGAGGCTCTCGGCCGCGACAACCAGTTGCGCCTCGCGCTCCAGCTGGTCCGCTCCCTGCCCAGAATCCAGACCATTCACTAA
- a CDS encoding murein hydrolase activator EnvC family protein gives MMRQPSPTASLPLRRDLSHCGVYAVLLLLLTFLFPVPLHAAEPSDIKANLKAQKKKAQSTEKTLSKLTDKERTLHKELAATEDRIQSLERDLGKQEAALSDIEQKRAESEKSHAQLLEKRRKTERELEDLLNAMWPLYIESRAGRGVNLPDWHESDRRFEWSSHIYAAIDAKNRQLAEQQQEIASVLKKQEDLERTARERLASVNKSKDRILRDKLAYNSRLKNVRKQKEDAEAELKNVLSLIQNLNYRLESSKELKGKFALNKGNLPWPARGMLALRYAPEGNPPTRGLGMALMSGSTVQTVAPGKVVHNDVLRGFGRVVIVMHDAEYYSLYAYLADSSLTVGQDVKRGQTLGTAGYFPRVEGTGLYFELRFHQKAINPEPWLTALN, from the coding sequence ATGATGCGCCAGCCTTCCCCAACGGCTTCCCTGCCGCTCCGGCGCGATCTTTCGCATTGCGGCGTCTATGCCGTTCTGCTTCTGTTGCTGACGTTCCTGTTCCCTGTTCCGCTGCACGCGGCAGAACCTTCCGACATCAAGGCCAACCTGAAGGCCCAGAAGAAAAAGGCCCAAAGCACGGAAAAGACCCTGAGCAAGCTCACGGACAAGGAACGCACCCTGCACAAGGAGCTCGCTGCAACAGAAGACAGAATCCAATCGCTTGAACGCGATCTGGGCAAACAGGAAGCCGCCCTGAGCGACATTGAGCAAAAGCGGGCCGAATCTGAAAAAAGCCATGCCCAACTGCTGGAAAAACGCCGCAAGACCGAAAGGGAACTGGAAGACCTGCTGAACGCCATGTGGCCACTCTACATCGAAAGCCGTGCCGGACGCGGGGTGAACCTGCCGGACTGGCACGAAAGCGACCGGCGTTTTGAATGGTCCAGCCACATATATGCGGCCATTGATGCGAAGAACAGGCAGCTTGCCGAACAGCAGCAGGAAATTGCCTCGGTTCTGAAAAAGCAGGAGGACTTGGAACGCACGGCCCGTGAACGCCTCGCGTCGGTCAACAAATCCAAGGACCGTATTCTGCGGGACAAACTTGCCTACAACAGCAGACTCAAGAATGTACGCAAACAGAAGGAGGACGCGGAAGCCGAACTCAAGAACGTGCTCTCGCTCATCCAGAATCTCAACTACCGTCTCGAATCTTCAAAGGAACTCAAGGGCAAGTTCGCCCTGAACAAAGGCAATCTGCCGTGGCCGGCCCGCGGCATGCTGGCCCTGCGGTATGCACCGGAAGGCAATCCGCCCACCCGCGGATTGGGCATGGCGCTGATGAGCGGCTCCACCGTGCAGACCGTGGCTCCCGGCAAGGTGGTGCACAACGACGTACTGCGCGGTTTCGGCCGTGTTGTCATCGTCATGCATGATGCTGAATACTACTCATTATATGCATATCTTGCTGACAGCAGCCTCACAGTAGGGCAAGATGTCAAAAGAGGTCAGACGCTCGGAACAGCAGGTTACTTTCCTCGCGTGGAAGGCACGGGCCTCTATTTCGAATTGCGTTTTCACCAAAAAGCCATTAACCCTGAACCGTGGCTAACAGCTTTAAATTAG
- a CDS encoding endonuclease III domain-containing protein, producing the protein MSRADLLLNMYQSMLDRLGPSHWWPGETPFEVAVGAILTQNTNWGNVERAIANITASGSLSPHAMLALPDAELAELIRPSGYYNMKAKRLKAFLLWLQECCESDITRLGNLDAESARKALLSVKGIGPETADSIALYAASLPTFVVDAYTLRIFSRHGLVPEDTDYHTLRDFFMDVLPHDVALFNEFHALIVRVGKEWCRKGSPRCEECPLGSFLEGDRP; encoded by the coding sequence ATGAGCCGCGCAGACCTCCTCCTCAACATGTACCAGTCCATGCTCGACCGGCTGGGTCCGAGCCATTGGTGGCCCGGCGAAACTCCGTTTGAAGTGGCCGTAGGCGCCATACTCACCCAGAACACCAACTGGGGCAACGTGGAACGCGCCATAGCCAACATCACTGCCAGCGGAAGCCTTTCGCCGCATGCCATGCTCGCCCTTCCCGATGCCGAGCTTGCAGAGCTCATCCGGCCCTCCGGCTACTACAACATGAAAGCCAAGCGTCTGAAGGCTTTTTTGCTCTGGTTGCAGGAATGTTGTGAAAGCGACATAACCAGACTCGGCAATCTGGACGCGGAATCGGCCCGCAAGGCCCTGCTCTCGGTCAAAGGCATCGGCCCGGAAACGGCGGATTCCATTGCACTGTATGCGGCAAGCCTGCCCACCTTCGTGGTGGATGCCTACACGCTGCGCATCTTCTCGCGCCATGGCCTTGTCCCCGAAGACACGGATTACCATACCCTGAGGGATTTCTTCATGGATGTTCTGCCCCACGATGTCGCCCTCTTCAATGAATTCCATGCGCTCATTGTCCGCGTTGGCAAGGAGTGGTGCAGAAAGGGCAGCCCCCGCTGCGAGGAGTGCCCCCTTGGAAGCTTTCTGGAAGGAGACCGGCCATGA
- the hgcA gene encoding mercury methylation corrinoid protein HgcA, protein MSPLSCDTASPDAEPCUGPPPRPEARSFERAGYSVYPCVTHFMETPAGDVPCISSKWGWQDWAGTVLARLGVTRNNYAVSPGLYAVGSPDADSPVIVTANYKLTFDIVREDLAGQNVWMVVLDTRGINVWCAAGKNLFSTAEIIKRVQRVRLDKVVNHRRIVLPQLGAPGVSAKEVRRATGFSVVYGPVRSADLPAFFAADLQVTPDMRMVTFPLRERAVLIPVEIMLLWKTLLLAFAVMFLLSGIGPHIFSFSAAAGRLVPFAWATLFGVLAGHVAVPLLLPKLPFRPFAAKGALAGGVAVLPMLVAVWPQATWLELVVLSAWTPCLASFLAMNFSGSTPYTSGTGVEWEMRRAVPLQILTVAVCLCLWVAAAFAG, encoded by the coding sequence ATTTCACCCCTTTCCTGCGATACCGCCTCTCCGGACGCGGAACCCTGCTGAGGCCCGCCCCCGCGACCTGAGGCCAGGTCGTTCGAGCGTGCGGGCTACTCCGTATATCCGTGTGTCACGCATTTCATGGAGACACCGGCGGGCGATGTGCCGTGTATTTCCTCTAAGTGGGGCTGGCAGGATTGGGCCGGTACCGTATTGGCCAGATTGGGCGTTACACGCAATAATTACGCCGTGTCCCCCGGGCTGTACGCTGTAGGGAGTCCCGACGCGGATTCTCCCGTGATTGTTACCGCCAACTACAAACTGACATTTGATATAGTGCGCGAAGATCTTGCCGGACAGAATGTCTGGATGGTGGTGCTGGATACTCGCGGCATCAACGTATGGTGCGCCGCCGGCAAGAACCTGTTCTCCACGGCGGAGATCATCAAGCGAGTGCAGCGCGTAAGGCTGGACAAGGTGGTGAACCACCGCCGCATCGTTCTGCCGCAATTGGGCGCTCCCGGCGTGTCTGCGAAAGAGGTGCGCCGTGCAACCGGCTTCAGCGTGGTCTACGGTCCCGTCAGATCGGCAGATCTGCCCGCCTTCTTTGCGGCAGATCTGCAGGTCACGCCGGACATGCGTATGGTGACTTTCCCGCTCAGGGAGCGCGCCGTGCTCATCCCCGTGGAGATCATGCTGCTCTGGAAGACGCTGTTGCTTGCCTTTGCCGTCATGTTCTTGCTTTCCGGCATCGGACCGCACATCTTCTCGTTCTCCGCAGCGGCGGGCAGGCTCGTGCCCTTTGCGTGGGCAACGCTGTTCGGCGTGCTGGCGGGACATGTGGCTGTGCCGCTTCTGCTACCCAAGCTGCCTTTCAGGCCCTTTGCCGCCAAGGGAGCCCTTGCGGGCGGTGTGGCCGTGCTGCCTATGCTGGTAGCCGTGTGGCCGCAGGCAACGTGGCTTGAACTCGTGGTGCTGAGTGCATGGACACCGTGCCTTGCTTCCTTCCTGGCCATGAACTTCAGCGGGTCCACTCCCTATACGTCCGGCACGGGCGTGGAATGGGAAATGCGCCGGGCTGTTCCGTTGCAGATTCTAACCGTTGCCGTGTGCCTCTGCCTGTGGGTTGCGGCGGCGTTTGCAGGATAG
- the hgcB gene encoding mercury methylation ferredoxin HgcB: MKEFRYIDGVVTIALDAKTCVGCGLCVQVCPHQVFVVQKGKALFADRDACIECGACVKNCPVNALSVTPGVGCASLMIKRWLHEKGIPVRFGGTGCC; this comes from the coding sequence ATGAAGGAATTCCGTTATATCGACGGCGTGGTGACCATTGCGCTGGACGCCAAAACCTGCGTGGGCTGCGGCTTGTGTGTGCAGGTCTGTCCGCATCAGGTGTTTGTCGTGCAGAAGGGCAAGGCGTTATTTGCAGACCGTGATGCCTGCATAGAGTGCGGCGCATGTGTGAAGAACTGTCCGGTAAACGCCCTGAGCGTTACCCCGGGTGTCGGCTGCGCCTCGCTCATGATCAAGCGCTGGCTGCATGAAAAGGGTATTCCGGTTCGTTTTGGCGGTACCGGGTGTTGTTAG